The Bacteriovorax sp. Seq25_V genome includes a region encoding these proteins:
- a CDS encoding sodium:solute symporter, whose product MKSEIDLWTTLSRLDVGIFFVVLLITAASVIIGQKLKSKAIQSEEESMLDLLILGRQLTLPMFVATLVATWYGGIFGVTEIAFNEGVFNFVTQGFFWYVAYIIFAFFLIHKIAPYKAITLPDLIEKMFGPKSAKLAAIFNFFNVLPVAYTISLGIFLQLLFGGELYLNIILGTLFVVLYSMWGGFRAVVFSDLIQFFVMCTGVVIVLIFSYTTFGGLDFLRANLPETHFALTGKVGLGTTLVWGFIALSTLVDPNFYQRCFAAVSEKAARNGILYSTLIWFCFDICTTLGAMYARAVIPEAQSGHAYLTYAIQILPDGLRGFVLAGILATILSTMDSYLFLAGTTLAYDLAPKKLKGKVIVHHLGIILVGIISVILAMVFKGNIKTVWKTLGSFSASCLLLPVMYGHIFPGKIKDKQFVYACLLGVVTTATWRNINRPALFVDVDELYVGILTTSLVLFLHYIMSKKKMA is encoded by the coding sequence ATGAAATCAGAAATTGACCTGTGGACAACACTATCACGCCTTGATGTAGGAATATTCTTTGTCGTTCTATTAATCACGGCTGCTTCTGTAATCATTGGCCAAAAATTAAAAAGTAAAGCTATCCAATCAGAAGAAGAGTCAATGCTTGATCTTCTTATTCTTGGAAGACAATTAACTCTTCCGATGTTCGTCGCGACTCTTGTAGCAACATGGTATGGTGGAATTTTTGGTGTAACTGAAATTGCTTTTAACGAAGGTGTCTTCAATTTTGTGACTCAAGGTTTCTTCTGGTATGTCGCCTATATAATTTTCGCATTCTTTCTCATACACAAAATTGCGCCATACAAAGCAATCACACTTCCTGACTTGATTGAAAAAATGTTTGGTCCAAAATCAGCAAAGCTTGCGGCCATATTTAATTTTTTCAATGTTCTTCCTGTCGCGTACACAATCAGCTTAGGAATTTTTCTACAATTACTTTTTGGTGGAGAACTATATCTTAATATTATTTTAGGGACACTCTTTGTCGTTCTTTATTCAATGTGGGGCGGGTTTCGCGCAGTTGTCTTTTCTGACTTAATTCAATTCTTTGTCATGTGTACGGGTGTTGTGATCGTTTTGATTTTCTCGTACACAACTTTTGGAGGCCTTGATTTTCTTAGAGCAAATCTTCCAGAAACTCACTTTGCTCTAACTGGAAAAGTAGGTCTTGGAACAACACTAGTATGGGGATTCATTGCCCTATCAACTTTAGTTGATCCTAACTTCTACCAACGTTGTTTTGCAGCGGTAAGCGAAAAAGCTGCTCGTAATGGAATTTTGTATTCGACGCTAATTTGGTTTTGCTTTGATATTTGTACAACTCTGGGTGCAATGTATGCACGCGCAGTTATTCCAGAAGCACAATCAGGACATGCTTATTTGACGTATGCGATTCAAATTCTTCCTGATGGACTAAGAGGATTTGTCCTTGCCGGAATTCTTGCAACGATTCTTTCGACAATGGACTCATATCTTTTTCTTGCGGGTACTACTCTCGCTTATGACCTTGCTCCAAAAAAACTTAAAGGAAAAGTCATTGTCCACCACTTAGGAATTATTCTCGTTGGTATCATCTCTGTGATTCTTGCAATGGTTTTCAAAGGAAATATCAAAACTGTATGGAAAACGCTTGGAAGTTTTTCAGCTTCTTGCTTACTTTTACCTGTGATGTATGGGCACATCTTCCCAGGAAAAATTAAAGATAAACAATTTGTATATGCATGTTTACTTGGAGTTGTAACTACTGCCACATGGCGCAATATCAACCGCCCTGCATTATTTGTGGATGTAGATGAATTATATGTAGGAATTCTTACAACTTCCCTTGTTTTATTCTTGCACTACATTATGTCTAAAAAAAAGATGGCCTAA
- a CDS encoding serine protease, which translates to MRKMMSKLVKGTVGMAVVATMVSCGKTIPEGNATFDGSNIIVGEVNWGEITDLSSTDAKRVAGKAVADVQFANGGRCTGFLISENVLMTNEHCIGSAADVIGMKVYMKHEKGVSKSAQEEIKCSTFIGNDPALDFALVRCEGTPGLKYGKVELAEVVPAVGAQIYVVHQNCDYYTVRDCDWSKKVSPGKVVQVSDDIYYDADTLGGSSGSPLFAADSNKVIAIHHFGHGGGWTGRGESNSGVPMTKIVPFIKSNFPGVLVDADEPTPTPVPTPVFSDDNQTYATATELEDGVKASGLSVGSATDIDMYKVEMKAGEVLDFKIKFKHSEGDLDFKVYKQYASGKKLVKTVESASDDESVRLRVSSSTAYYIKVYGYKGAQAKYDLEFSKK; encoded by the coding sequence ATGAGAAAGATGATGAGTAAATTAGTTAAGGGAACAGTGGGAATGGCAGTAGTAGCAACAATGGTTTCGTGTGGAAAGACGATACCAGAAGGAAACGCTACTTTTGATGGTTCTAATATCATCGTGGGAGAGGTTAACTGGGGAGAAATCACAGACCTTTCAAGTACTGACGCTAAGAGAGTTGCAGGTAAGGCCGTAGCCGATGTGCAATTTGCAAATGGTGGAAGATGTACTGGTTTTCTAATCTCTGAAAATGTTCTTATGACTAACGAGCACTGTATTGGAAGTGCGGCAGATGTTATCGGGATGAAAGTTTATATGAAACACGAAAAAGGTGTTTCTAAGAGTGCACAAGAAGAGATCAAATGTTCAACATTTATTGGGAATGATCCGGCGTTAGATTTTGCACTTGTAAGATGTGAGGGAACGCCAGGACTAAAATATGGAAAAGTAGAACTTGCAGAAGTTGTACCGGCAGTAGGAGCTCAGATCTACGTGGTTCACCAAAACTGTGATTACTACACAGTACGTGACTGTGATTGGTCAAAGAAAGTTTCACCAGGGAAAGTAGTACAAGTTAGCGATGATATTTACTATGATGCAGATACATTAGGGGGGTCATCTGGTTCACCATTATTTGCGGCAGATTCAAATAAAGTAATCGCAATTCATCACTTTGGTCACGGCGGGGGCTGGACTGGAAGAGGGGAGAGTAACTCTGGGGTACCAATGACTAAAATTGTACCTTTCATCAAGTCTAATTTTCCTGGTGTTTTAGTAGACGCAGATGAACCAACTCCAACTCCAGTACCTACGCCGGTTTTCAGTGATGATAACCAAACATATGCAACAGCAACTGAATTGGAAGATGGAGTAAAAGCAAGTGGATTGAGTGTTGGGAGTGCGACTGACATCGACATGTACAAAGTAGAAATGAAAGCTGGTGAAGTTTTAGATTTCAAAATCAAGTTCAAGCACAGCGAAGGAGACTTAGACTTTAAAGTATATAAGCAATATGCAAGTGGAAAGAAGTTAGTGAAAACTGTTGAATCAGCAAGTGATGATGAAAGTGTAAGACTAAGAGTTTCTTCTTCAACAGCATACTATATCAAGGTATACGGATACAAGGGAGCACAGGCTAAATACGATCTTGAATTTTCAAAAAAATAA
- a CDS encoding LysR substrate-binding domain-containing protein → MTITQLEYILAVDKHRHFRKASEECHVSQPTLSMQIQKLEESLGFMIFDRSKNPVIPTIEGEKFIHQSRTVLKEFKKLKDITNDPTAGLTGEFRLGIIPTLAPYLVPLFLNKFSEALPQVELILNERTTEEIIQMLDRDELDAAVLVTPLHNNSLVERVLFYEPFYGFVSKKHELSRKAQLESSDLNTEGLWLLREGHCFRGQVLSLCSRGGGTHAGQRFESGSLETLKNLVVKDSGYTLIPHLDMIDIAGTKKSLVKPFKAPVPTREVSIVYGRNFYKEKIIDALEKVILDTIPKELKSYKVGEVEVVRLK, encoded by the coding sequence ATGACTATCACACAACTTGAATATATCTTAGCCGTAGACAAACATCGTCACTTTAGAAAAGCATCCGAAGAATGTCATGTTTCACAGCCAACACTAAGCATGCAGATTCAAAAATTAGAGGAAAGCCTCGGCTTCATGATCTTTGATCGCTCCAAAAATCCTGTTATCCCAACAATTGAAGGAGAGAAGTTTATTCATCAGTCACGTACTGTATTAAAAGAATTTAAGAAGTTAAAAGATATTACAAATGATCCGACAGCAGGACTAACTGGAGAGTTTAGGCTTGGAATCATTCCAACTCTTGCTCCGTATCTTGTTCCACTTTTTTTAAATAAGTTTTCTGAGGCGTTACCTCAAGTTGAACTTATCTTAAATGAGAGAACAACCGAAGAGATCATTCAGATGCTCGACAGAGACGAACTCGACGCTGCCGTGTTAGTGACACCTCTACATAATAACTCTCTTGTTGAGAGGGTATTATTCTATGAGCCTTTTTATGGATTTGTTTCTAAAAAGCATGAGCTTTCTAGGAAAGCACAACTCGAATCTTCTGACCTAAATACAGAAGGCCTTTGGCTACTAAGGGAAGGTCATTGTTTTAGAGGCCAAGTTTTGTCTCTTTGCTCTCGTGGTGGAGGAACTCATGCTGGTCAAAGGTTTGAAAGTGGAAGTTTAGAAACGCTTAAAAACCTCGTTGTAAAAGACTCTGGATACACACTTATTCCTCACCTCGATATGATCGATATTGCGGGAACAAAGAAGTCTCTTGTTAAGCCATTCAAGGCCCCTGTACCAACGCGAGAAGTATCTATTGTTTATGGCAGAAACTTCTATAAAGAAAAGATCATCGACGCTTTAGAAAAAGTGATTCTAGACACTATTCCAAAAGAACTTAAAAGCTATAAAGTTGGTGAGGTTGAAGTCGTTCGTCTTAAATAA
- a CDS encoding YheT family hydrolase, whose product MPIIKSKYKPAKLFRNGHVQTLLPYVTRKKPDIEVSKQSLTTRDNDHISYYLFPVASRKLVIITHGLEGRGDDKYILNLAKILNESDFDVLTWNMRTCGGDMNRTHKFYNAVDYDDLDLIVSKFEDLYEEINLIGISLGGSITGNYISRNANNLSLKIKKACLLSTPLHLESSRVSLETRTSKILYQGNFLYSMKSKVKQKLNDFDIPVDFKQVKKARFISEIDHLVIAPIYGYKDGEDYRAKASCLPHLPKVKIPVLILNALDDPFLGKESYPYELAKKNDLIFLETPEHGGHVGFIKDKRNGLYYHEQSILSWFKSK is encoded by the coding sequence ATGCCAATCATAAAATCAAAGTATAAGCCGGCCAAACTTTTTAGAAATGGACATGTCCAAACTCTTCTTCCTTACGTTACAAGAAAAAAACCTGACATCGAAGTTAGTAAGCAATCTCTCACGACTCGTGATAATGATCATATCTCTTACTATCTCTTTCCTGTTGCCAGCCGTAAGCTTGTGATTATCACTCACGGCCTAGAGGGGCGAGGAGATGATAAGTACATTTTAAACTTAGCCAAAATTCTAAATGAATCTGATTTTGATGTACTCACATGGAACATGAGAACTTGTGGTGGAGATATGAATAGGACCCACAAGTTTTATAATGCTGTCGACTACGATGATCTCGATCTGATCGTTTCAAAATTTGAAGACCTGTATGAAGAGATTAATCTTATTGGAATTAGTCTTGGTGGTTCAATAACAGGAAATTATATTTCTCGAAATGCTAACAACTTGAGTTTAAAAATAAAAAAAGCGTGTCTCCTCTCGACACCTCTTCATCTTGAATCATCACGTGTAAGTCTTGAAACCCGTACCTCAAAAATTTTATACCAAGGAAATTTTCTCTATTCAATGAAGTCGAAAGTTAAGCAGAAACTAAATGATTTTGATATTCCAGTAGATTTTAAACAAGTAAAGAAGGCACGATTTATAAGTGAGATTGATCATCTCGTTATTGCGCCTATTTATGGTTATAAAGATGGTGAAGACTATAGAGCAAAGGCATCATGCTTACCTCACCTGCCAAAAGTTAAAATTCCTGTGCTAATACTCAATGCACTTGATGATCCTTTTTTAGGAAAAGAAAGTTATCCTTATGAACTGGCCAAGAAGAATGATCTCATTTTTTTAGAGACTCCAGAGCATGGAGGACACGTTGGCTTTATTAAAGATAAAAGAAATGGGTTGTATTACCACGAACAAAGTATTTTAAGTTGGTTTAAAAGCAAATAA